The following nucleotide sequence is from Solanum dulcamara chromosome 7, daSolDulc1.2, whole genome shotgun sequence.
CCCAAAACACTTCTAGTATAGGTTGAAACTGCTACTCCGGCTTTATGTTAATTAATTTGGCTAAACTTTTTAAATGAATGATTGGACCTTTTTGCCAATTCATATTAACCGATCAACTTTTTGAAAGCCATGCTCATGACcaaacaaaatgatgaaattgactTTCACGAACCTGAAATTGCTGAGGCACAAACCGGAAGTTGAAAAACTGAAAAGGTATCCAGAGTTGCCAATTTGCAAGGACAGATGAGACCCACtcctttatttaaaaaatgtaaatgTGAATCAAAACTCAGGAAGAGTAATTATCAGTATGCATCTATTCGATGGTCCATTATAGTAAGAAGTATGAACAGAGGCCATTTAGAATACCTGTTGAAGCTTTGGAATCAATTGTGATGACCTTCCCTCAAGTGTTACCAAAGAGGATAAGAAAACTCCAACAAAAATTGGAGCAAAAAGGAACTGTACCAAAGCAGCTCAAATTCAATGGCGATATCACAAAGGCAGTAATACACCAGCAAATAAGATATTATCACATAATGGaaaaaagaagacaaaaaaaataggaaaaccTGATCTAGTACAAGACGCATGAGAGTACCAGCGACCCCTGGAGTTGTGACCAATCTACTCAGGTAGAGGTACCTAAATATATCAGAGTCAGAAAACAAGGAGCTATTAGACAATGCCATTAGGACCAAATTATCCCTACACATTCACCAAGCAAACAAGATATGCACCCATATTTGgtagatacatatatttttagcaAGGCAAGGAGCTAAATGATATTAAAACATTAGTAAATAATCCTACAGAAGTTTTGAAGTAGCTCATTAATGACCAATAGAAACCAGATTGTAATTGCACTTATAAAATAGATAGGACTGCAGTATCATTCAAACCTACATATGAAAGTCAGATGAAATAACTTTATATATTGTCAAGTAAATAGATAAAGCAAGcacatgaaaataattatataaaaatactactgcACTCATGAATTTGTGTCTTCACTCCCTCAAAAGTAAAAATAGAAGATCAACAGGTGACATGCAAAGAAGGAGCATCTTCTACTTTTATATTCCCAGCTTAAGTGCTGGGTTAGAAAGACGAGTCCAGCAGATTAGGCAATTTGGTATGCAgtaaataacataataacaccAGCTTCGGAAGAAAGTTGGGATACACAGACCAGAATAACATGTGTACGTGACAGGCTTTCAAATGGAAAAGGCACAAGTAGTACACACATCTTCAGAGTCGTATAGAGAGGGAATAGTGAAGGGCTGTGAAGATATTACCAAAAGTGCAAAGTTGGACCAACCAAAACAAACCCCAAGAATGTGAATAGAAACGTCCTCTTTACATCCACAGATGCTACTTGGTCAATCCATAGCTGTGACACATAGTCAGCAATGAGAAGGTGAAAGACATAGAAAAATAGCTTGAATTCATCGCGAAGAGAATATATTTCAATAAGGGACAAGATTAAGAAACTACTTTAAAGCAGTGATCAAGTTTGCAAGCAGGGATACTGAGTTGCTGACACATTGCACATTCAGAAGGGAAGTGAAAAGAAGGAATTTGTTTTCCGAATTGATGGAGAGAGAAAGGAAAGGAAGGAGTGTGATTAGACActgaataaaattaatataaatattatatggttcaTAATGCCTACTGTCTTTTATAACATTACAAATTTTCATCGAATAAGGTTTTCCCTTCACAGCACATTTGTACagaaaaggaacttgatgtCTTGTTCGTGACACAATCCATTCTTTTATCTCCTTTTCCCTTTCTCTCCCtataatcaatttttaaaaatgcagTCATCCTGCTCCTCTCCTTTCCACCCTTTCTTTCCATCCAAAAGATCTTACACATTTGGACAGAAAAGAAACTTTATGTTTTCTTTATAATCCTATCCATTCTTTTATCTCCTTTTCCTTTCCTTCCCTTTCTCTCCCTAAAATCGTTTcgggaaaaaaaattatgcttgCCCACGTCCTCTGCTTCTCTCTCCTTTATTTCCTGAAACTGGTAACTTGCTtctctctccttttctttttctttttttgcaaACTGGTAACTTGCTTCTCTCTCCTTTTCTTTCAATCCAAAAAATATCTGATTAGCATCAATTTAGGAATTACCATCTCCACTACCAAAATCCTTATCATAATAGAAATACCATAACTACATGTACAAGTTATGACAATGTTAACCATAAAGCAGAATAAACATTTACATCGTTAATCCAAACCCATATACCAATGGATATAGTTTGATGAGTAAAGGAAATAGAGTTCATTATAAGATTTACTTCAACAGGTGTAAGAATTAACAACTATTACCAAGTTAAACAAACAAGAATCTCTGATTTACAGAACGTTGTACCCGTAGCATCAACAGAGAACACATGCACTAGCATTGACAAATGAAAACTACAGTATAAAGAAAGAGTGCATCTTCGACAGTCTCTATCGGTTCTAGAAGCTTGAATTTCATTTTACTTTGTTTACCTGACAGATTAGATCTCCAAAAAGTGTCAACAATGCAGATGTAACTGCTTTTGTCCATACTGGATATTTCTCCAGAAGAGATAAGTACCTACAGCAAAAGTAACAATTATTCTTGAGCCACGTTGATACAATTACCAACGTTGTCAAGATATGacttacaaaaaaaatgaagctTTATAGTACTGTATATATTATTCCTATTTTTATCATATGAATATATTAATCCTTCTTTTTCAATAAGCTAAAGAGTATATATTATTCTTTACTGTGAGGATTCAGCATAAATTGGTTGGTTTTATGTTGGCTGGCAATGTACCGCAATTCCCCTCCTTTATCCAGGTTTGGACCAGCAATATGAGCAAGTTCGCACATGCGGAGATTCATATAGCCGACACCGACTTATTTGGAACTGAGGTgtaattgttgttattgtagAGTATCTACTATTCTTAAAGGAATAGAAATGGTGAGAGAGACATAGCAAGCcttttaagaaaaagaaaaaggaaagagagaatAGCCACCGACTAAAGAAGTCAAGCAgataaaaaagggcagcccggtgcacttaagctcccgctatgcgcagggtccgaggaaggatctattgtacgcagccttaccttacatttctgccagaggctgtttccaaggcttgaacccgtgacctcttgGTCACATGGCATGCATGCATTCCATGTGACCGCACGAAAGGCGGATAATGGGTACATGCATTCCAACAGGAACAAGGAGAAAAGAGTGAATAAATACAGCCAATACTTGACAACTCTAAGTTAGGGTCTATACATATTTTGCTGAAAGGATGATCTTGTTTTAGAAATTAAGCAGACGCAAACATAAGTTGCTTCAATTCATGAGGAGATGCACTTCTTTGGTGAACATGTTCATGTTTTACTGATATCAATCCATGGACTCCATAGTATGCTGGAAAGCTAAAATTTACTAACAACATCTGTTGGATTGCCGAATATCACCACATCTTAATCTTAACTTGTTAGAGAGAAgatatatttattcattattcCATGGAACCATTTGCCAATGGGTGATTTCTTAGGACCTGTTTCCTTTTGTAAGCCGACCACATGAAAGTATTATGAGGTGGGGGTGGAAAGATTCAACTACAGGGAAGGACCTCTATCACCTCCAATATATATTGAATTTTGTAACTCCATCCGTTGGGAAAACATAAGACATTTAAAGCATAAGACATTGACTCATTTATGTGGGGCTCCCGTGGGATGTCAATTTTAGAGTAGAGTCCTACGAAACTGAAAATTATACCAATCTGAGAAAAAGAGAATACACATTATGAAAACCATAACAGTAAAAGATACTCTTTGATATTTGATGCAGCACAGAGGATTCTCTTCTTCAAATCTTTCGACATCACAACTTCTTTGACATAACACAATTTTGCTTTGATGTAAAAAGgaacttattttattattttcaattgCTTTGGCATGATAAAATTCCAGAACAAACAATCTCTATGAGAAATGATTTAATCTCTGTAGCAAAATGACGTCCTGAAGTGCCAACACTGAAGAAGATATCTTCCATGGCATTTTGAAATGCCAAAACCAACATTAGCACACACACTCTCGCTGCGTGAATTGAGTTCCATTACAAATTTAGTCCCTATTTTGTTAATGAAATGAGTTCCATCACAAAGTTTATGCTAGATAATGTTTCCGAGCAACCAGTTGGATGAATAGAATGGAATCATGTACAATATGTCCCGGTACTGATAGCTTCATATGCAATATTAATACTTTCCTTCAAACTATAAAcggttttatcaattttttagttttcaGTAAAATAAATACCCTTCAAACAATCCAGTGCATCAAAAATGCAAGTAGTACTTACTACTGTTAAAAGCATTTGTCTTAACTGAACAAATTTATTTCCTAGCCAACCAAACACCGGAAAGAAAAGATTTTATAAGGGCAAAAAGACTCAACATGCCAAGATTATTAAAACTAGAAACTAGCaggaaaaaaaacttaattggtTCCAAATATTTCATCTAAAACAAAATTACCAGGCAAGCAATGACCAGTTCTTCCCACcctcaccaccaccaccactggTACTGCCATTGTCACCACCACTTGAATTTCCATCACCAGAACCTCCATAACCACCACTTCCGTCGCCTGAAACCGCTGACAACTGAAAATTACTGCTAGAAACTAACCGTTTAGGCCCAATATCAGAAAGATACAAACTTTTCAATCCATGAGTTGAAGAACtgatagtagtagtagtagtagtagaagaagaagaagaagaagacagtCCGGGTCGGGTTGTATGAGATGGGTTTGGGTGAATTCGGGTCCGGGTATGGATTTGTGAAATGGGTAATCGGGGAAACCCCACGAACCGTAATGATAACAGAGAATTGCGGGTGAGAATTGAGGCGTTTGAAGCCATTGTTAACTGCACTTTCTGCTTCGAGTGGATGGATAGCTTTTCGGTTGTTCAGTGTTTGGCTTCGAGGTTTTGAGggtttaagaattttatttatttatttatagagtattttttttttttgtaaaatgtttttttttattatttttgagagcTTTTAGTTTGTGACGAATACCTTCCCTCAAGTTCTTAATACGTCACATAGCTACTACTACTTATGCATGAGTGTGGCTTCACTAAAATTCTGCACGATAGAGGGTGTGTTCATAATGATAAAAGTTTCACAAGAATTATTTCTACCCTCCAACACACCTTATTTTTATCCCATCTTTATAGTCATTGCTTACTTATAGGGcgcaaaaaaaaagagtaagaaGCCTActtatttttctgaaaaataattttcatattttgagtcTTAGCTCCACAGAAAAATATGTTACTGCTGAAATATAGAAGAATTGAAATCTTAGATCAAAACACTATGTATGGATGATTTGAACTAGCTAAACAAGAATTCTTGAACATCAAACAACCAGTTGATCAGATATTTATGACCAAGAAGTATAATTGGATTCTCTCATAGATAGGCCTTGAAAAGAGTAGGAAGGTTGAAATGTCAACATGTGTctattatatttgaatttatCTGATAGTCCTCATTTTGGGAACGTTCGCTGTCAAAGTCATTGAATGGATAAGTCGTCAATTCTTGAACTATGTAATGTACTTTATTTGTTGGGTTATGAATGGACATTACACTAGAGGTTTATAATCTATCATTTGTGTAATTCATGTTAAAGTATATACTCAAAGGTGGGTGCAAGACGGACTATTTTACAACGGACTCTCCATTCATTAAATAGAgaaatcaccaaaaattcacAATCAACTATCAAATTTATTCCAATTTCAAAAAATCGGATTGAATCAATATATAATTTTCTTCCTATCGAATACACTCAAAATGCACAACATCTTTTAGAAGTTTGGTTAATGCGGATAGACTGCAATAATAATTGTCTCGTAATAGAAAGACAATTTTGATCCAATAATCGTAATAAATTAATTCATGGttaagaaatttaaaatcaatttaagcTTGTTCACaattaattttcataatttctctctaaataattcatttttgttttttatacTCCCAAAACTCGTTACATAAATCAGAACAAAGCAAGTAATTAATgtactactattttattttgatgaGAGAAAAGTAAATTTAAAGATGaattcataatttgaaattttttttagttgAGCTTGATTTTAATCCTGATTCACTTGATTTAATGAGTTTGAAAtcaattatttatatttgtttgatgaatttcttaagtatatacataatttgaatttaaattatgaAGTTTGATGAACTCATAATTAACTTACCTCTGCGTTTGAACTCATAACCAGTCTAAAATAGAACTATATTTCCCTTCTTTCAATTATTTAACAAAAGAATGAATGCATCATCTCTTAGTCTTAAGTAAGAAAAAGATTACTTAAAAGAATATTAAATTAGATGACAACTAACTTGCATTATGGATCATTGaattttttggtcaaaattgcAAGATTCATGATGATTTGAGACTGGCGTGCACATTTATTGATGTACTAGTTTACTAAGTAAAAGTTTTTCAGCATTAATCATGCATCGCAATTAGTGATGGATTAAGGATTTTACTGTGGgtttataaaatgaaaaaatacatcaattatat
It contains:
- the LOC129895675 gene encoding protein sym-1 codes for the protein MASNASILTRNSLLSLRFVGFPRLPISQIHTRTRIHPNPSHTTRPGLSSSSSSSTTTTTTISSSTHGLKSLYLSDIGPKRLVSSSNFQLSAVSGDGSGGYGGSGDGNSSGGDNGSTSGGGGEGGKNWSLLAWYLSLLEKYPVWTKAVTSALLTLFGDLICQLWIDQVASVDVKRTFLFTFLGFVLVGPTLHFWYLYLSRLVTTPGVAGTLMRLVLDQFLFAPIFVGVFLSSLVTLEGRSSQLIPKLQQEWVSSVLANWQLWIPFQFFNFRFVPQQFQVLAANFIALVWNVILSYKAHKEVIVK